In the genome of Chlamydia trachomatis A/HAR-13, one region contains:
- a CDS encoding type II secretion system protein, whose translation MKKTKKRKQSITLVEMMVVITLIGIIGGALAFNMRGSLQKGKIFQTEQNCARVYDVLMMEYASGNLSLKEVIANKEAILEDSAWCKEGKKLLKDAWGEDLLVKMNDKGDDIVVFSKKVRNEQRG comes from the coding sequence GTGAAGAAAACAAAAAAAAGAAAACAATCCATTACGTTAGTGGAAATGATGGTTGTCATTACCCTCATTGGTATTATTGGTGGAGCCTTGGCTTTTAATATGCGAGGGAGTTTGCAAAAAGGGAAAATCTTCCAAACAGAGCAAAATTGCGCTCGCGTGTATGACGTCCTTATGATGGAATATGCTTCCGGAAATTTGTCTCTAAAAGAGGTCATCGCAAATAAGGAAGCGATTTTAGAAGATTCTGCGTGGTGCAAGGAAGGAAAGAAACTTCTTAAAGATGCTTGGGGAGAAGATCTTCTTGTTAAAATGAATGACAAGGGTGACGATATTGTTGTGTTCTCTAAGAAAGTAAGGAATGAACAGCGAGGGTAA